From Actinoplanes oblitus, a single genomic window includes:
- a CDS encoding LuxR C-terminal-related transcriptional regulator, giving the protein MLPRFGVRVVAAVGDSPALLAAVAEHRPELVVTDVRMPPGYTDEGLRAAVALRTEDPELAVVALSQYVQHSYAGELLASGSGRSIGYLLKDRIGDVAEFAGQLRRVAEGGTVVDPEVVRQLMQRRRDPLTLLSAREREVLALMAQGHSNAAAARLLSLTEAGVAKHIGNVLTKLNLPVSDDTNRRVLAVLAYLRSRSD; this is encoded by the coding sequence ATGCTGCCGCGGTTCGGGGTGCGGGTGGTCGCCGCGGTCGGGGATTCGCCGGCGCTGCTGGCCGCCGTGGCCGAGCACCGCCCGGAGCTGGTGGTGACGGATGTCCGGATGCCGCCGGGCTACACCGACGAGGGGTTGCGGGCCGCGGTGGCGCTGCGCACCGAGGATCCCGAGCTGGCGGTGGTGGCGCTGAGTCAGTACGTGCAGCACAGCTATGCCGGGGAGCTGCTCGCGTCGGGTTCCGGGCGGTCCATCGGGTACCTGCTCAAGGACCGGATCGGTGACGTGGCGGAGTTCGCCGGGCAGCTGCGCCGGGTGGCCGAGGGCGGCACGGTGGTCGACCCGGAGGTGGTGCGGCAGCTGATGCAGCGCCGCCGTGATCCGCTCACGCTGTTGTCGGCCCGCGAGCGTGAGGTGCTGGCGCTGATGGCGCAGGGGCATTCGAACGCGGCGGCGGCCCGGCTGCTCTCGCTGACCGAGGCCGGTGTGGCCAAGCACATCGGCAACGTGCTCACCAAGCTGAACCTGCCGGTCAGTGACGACACGAACCGGCGCGTGCTGGCTGTGCTGGCGTATCTGCGCAGCCGATCCGACTAG
- a CDS encoding MaoC family dehydratase — translation MPRFTSIDDLLGHDELGTSDWHLVDQNRIDAFATVTGDHQWIHTDPERAQKDGPFGTTIAHGALTLSLCMTFLTEVVQVDNTTFVVNGGFDRVRFHTPVRCGARLRGKVRLLEARRLPTGARLIVRTTAEIEGERRPACVADQILAFYESPPST, via the coding sequence ATGCCCCGGTTCACCAGCATCGACGACCTGCTCGGCCACGACGAGCTCGGCACCAGCGACTGGCACCTCGTCGACCAGAACCGCATCGACGCCTTCGCCACCGTCACCGGCGACCACCAGTGGATCCACACCGACCCCGAACGCGCCCAGAAAGACGGCCCGTTCGGCACCACCATCGCCCACGGCGCCCTCACCCTCTCCCTGTGCATGACCTTCCTGACCGAGGTCGTCCAGGTCGACAACACCACCTTCGTCGTCAACGGCGGCTTCGACAGGGTCCGCTTCCACACCCCGGTCCGCTGCGGCGCCCGCCTGCGCGGCAAGGTCCGCCTCCTCGAAGCCCGCCGCCTGCCCACCGGCGCTCGCCTCATCGTCCGCACCACCGCCGAGATCGAGGGTGAACGCCGCCCCGCCTGCGTCGCCGACCAGATCCTCGCCTTCTACGAGTCCCCACCCAGCACCTGA
- a CDS encoding RICIN domain-containing protein: MRAWRAGVVLLLLVAAGLFVQSPGAAFADGTRWRIQHRNFANKCIDGNSGAGGQAYLWSCVRARNQYFHFDLVEGLYYHLRNDKTGLCLGSNGQWTDSPIYNLPCDGNWATHWSVYNQEGDYYTFVPRYLAGFCMTPTSETDGTGIAQHVCQSSFDQWTWYRM, encoded by the coding sequence ATGAGGGCGTGGCGAGCAGGGGTTGTTCTGCTGCTGCTGGTGGCCGCGGGATTGTTCGTGCAGTCGCCCGGGGCGGCGTTCGCGGACGGGACGCGCTGGCGCATCCAGCATCGCAACTTCGCCAACAAGTGCATCGACGGCAACAGTGGTGCCGGGGGCCAGGCCTACCTCTGGAGTTGCGTGCGTGCCAGGAATCAGTACTTCCATTTCGATCTGGTCGAGGGGCTGTATTACCACCTGCGCAACGACAAGACCGGCCTGTGCCTGGGCAGCAACGGCCAGTGGACGGACTCGCCGATCTACAACCTGCCGTGCGATGGCAACTGGGCCACGCATTGGTCGGTCTACAACCAGGAGGGTGACTACTACACGTTCGTGCCGCGATACCTCGCCGGGTTCTGCATGACGCCGACGAGCGAGACCGATGGCACGGGGATCGCCCAGCATGTCTGCCAGTCGAGCTTCGACCAGTGGACCTGGTACCGCATGTGA
- a CDS encoding sensor histidine kinase, with the protein MTDTLLGAVTGRRFLVSAWPWRGFAYAATTAVACGLVWLVLAVPLTPVFSAVVVLRTGRSGGHLIVAAGLGLVGVGLLGLLGPRLALSTARAERWRLRLAGAVPLPPGRRGDLYRDPATWRAVAYMVLLGVVGPMWLGVLGAVGLIVVSTPISVQYRMSVMDSVAGVLGRAGGGLLLIPVLLYLTASFGGAHAALARLLLAPERSDELVEVARSRRRLAHAFDAERLRIERDLHDIAQQRLVALTMQISMARLDLPAGSPAAAAMAAAHEQAKTLMAELRDLIRGISPRTLRELGLRAAVEELAAASCLEVRVDVDGSRFPDEVESVAYAAVAEALSNAVKHAAAGEVNVSVRRVGGRLLVEVRDGGAGGADPRRGSGLTGLADRAAAAGGRLLMSSPAGGPTVLRVELPCGS; encoded by the coding sequence ATGACAGACACGCTGCTGGGGGCGGTGACCGGGCGACGGTTTCTGGTGTCGGCGTGGCCGTGGCGCGGGTTCGCCTACGCGGCCACCACGGCGGTGGCGTGCGGCCTGGTGTGGCTGGTGCTGGCGGTGCCGTTGACGCCGGTGTTCTCGGCGGTCGTGGTGCTGCGGACCGGGCGGAGCGGTGGTCATCTGATCGTGGCAGCCGGTCTCGGCCTGGTCGGGGTGGGCCTGCTGGGTCTGCTCGGTCCCCGGCTGGCGCTGTCGACGGCCCGGGCCGAGCGGTGGCGGTTGCGGCTGGCCGGTGCGGTCCCGCTGCCGCCGGGGCGTCGTGGTGACCTATACCGGGATCCGGCGACCTGGCGGGCGGTGGCCTACATGGTGCTGCTCGGCGTCGTCGGCCCGATGTGGCTGGGGGTGCTCGGGGCGGTCGGGCTGATCGTCGTGTCGACGCCGATCTCGGTGCAGTACCGGATGTCGGTGATGGACTCGGTGGCCGGTGTTCTGGGGCGGGCCGGCGGCGGGTTGCTGCTGATCCCGGTCCTGCTGTACCTGACCGCGTCGTTCGGCGGGGCGCATGCGGCGCTGGCCCGGCTGCTGCTGGCTCCGGAGCGCTCCGACGAGCTGGTGGAGGTGGCCCGGTCGCGGCGGCGGCTGGCGCACGCGTTCGACGCCGAGCGGCTGCGCATCGAGCGGGACCTGCACGACATCGCGCAGCAGCGCCTGGTCGCGTTGACGATGCAGATCTCGATGGCGCGGCTCGACCTGCCGGCCGGCTCGCCGGCGGCGGCCGCGATGGCCGCGGCGCACGAGCAGGCGAAGACGCTGATGGCCGAGCTGCGCGATCTGATTCGCGGGATCAGTCCTCGGACGCTGCGGGAGCTGGGCTTGCGGGCGGCGGTCGAGGAGCTGGCCGCGGCGAGTTGCCTTGAGGTACGCGTCGACGTCGACGGGTCGCGGTTCCCCGACGAGGTGGAGTCGGTGGCGTACGCGGCGGTCGCCGAGGCGCTGTCGAACGCGGTGAAGCACGCCGCGGCCGGCGAGGTGAACGTCTCGGTCCGGCGGGTGGGTGGCCGGCTGCTGGTCGAGGTCCGGGACGGCGGTGCTGGTGGCGCCGATCCGCGTCGCGGGTCGGGGCTGACCGGGCTTGCCGACCGGGCGGCGGCGGCCGGGGGCCGGCTGTTGATGTCGAGTCCGGCCGGTGGTCCGACGGTCCTGCGGGTGGAGCTGCCGTGCGGGTCGTGA
- a CDS encoding zinc-dependent alcohol dehydrogenase family protein has protein sequence MYKPGDVRVEQRPDPMIVEPTDAIIRLSATCVCGSDLWPYRGVEKLDGPRPMGHEYAGIVEEVGSEVRTVRPGQFVVGSFFASDNTCEICQSGYQTHCVHRQGAAPDGAQAERARIALADGTLVATPEAPSDDLVPSLLAASDVLGTGWFAAIAAEVGPGKTVAVVGDGAVGLLGVLAAKELGAERIIAMSRHADRQKLASEFGATDIVTERGDEGVARIKDLTGGLGAHSTIEAVGTQEAMMQAIHSTRAGGHVGYVGVNHDVSLPGDQLFFSGVHLHGGPAPVRRFLPDLIGRILRRDIDPGRVFDQTLPLEEAAEGYRAMDERRAIKVLLQP, from the coding sequence ATGTATAAGCCGGGGGACGTGCGCGTGGAACAGCGCCCGGACCCGATGATCGTCGAGCCGACCGACGCGATCATCCGGCTGTCGGCCACCTGTGTCTGCGGGTCCGACCTGTGGCCGTACCGCGGGGTCGAGAAGCTCGACGGGCCACGGCCGATGGGTCACGAGTACGCCGGGATCGTCGAGGAGGTCGGCTCCGAGGTACGTACGGTGCGGCCCGGGCAGTTCGTGGTCGGGTCGTTCTTCGCCTCCGACAACACCTGCGAGATCTGCCAGTCCGGCTACCAAACCCACTGCGTGCACCGCCAAGGCGCCGCCCCGGACGGGGCGCAGGCCGAACGGGCCCGCATCGCCCTGGCCGACGGCACCCTGGTCGCCACCCCCGAGGCGCCGTCGGACGACCTGGTGCCGTCGCTGCTGGCCGCCTCGGACGTGCTCGGCACCGGCTGGTTCGCCGCGATCGCGGCCGAGGTCGGGCCGGGTAAGACGGTCGCGGTGGTCGGTGACGGCGCGGTCGGCCTGCTCGGCGTGCTCGCAGCCAAGGAACTGGGGGCCGAACGCATCATCGCGATGAGCCGGCACGCCGACCGGCAGAAACTGGCGTCGGAGTTCGGCGCCACCGACATCGTCACCGAACGCGGCGACGAGGGCGTCGCCCGGATCAAAGACCTGACCGGCGGGCTCGGCGCGCACTCGACGATCGAGGCGGTCGGCACCCAGGAGGCGATGATGCAGGCCATCCACTCCACCCGGGCGGGCGGGCACGTCGGCTACGTCGGCGTGAACCACGACGTCAGCCTGCCCGGTGACCAGCTGTTCTTCTCCGGCGTGCACCTGCACGGCGGCCCCGCACCGGTCCGGCGGTTCCTGCCCGACCTGATCGGCCGCATTCTCCGCCGGGACATCGACCCGGGCCGGGTCTTCGACCAGACGTTACCGCTCGAAGAGGCCGCCGAGGGTTACCGGGCGATGGACGAACGCCGCGCGATCAAGGTACTGCTCCAGCCGTGA
- a CDS encoding YciI family protein yields MKFLIIMHINPAVLDALTEQEKAAIGDGHGRFMEALKESGELITTQALVDPSQAAVVRVRDGQPVVTDGPFLEAKEFLGGFYFVDVESKARAIELAARIPDAAIDGLGVEVRQVMFADGLLEA; encoded by the coding sequence ATGAAGTTCCTGATCATCATGCATATCAACCCGGCCGTGCTGGACGCCCTGACCGAGCAGGAGAAGGCGGCGATCGGTGACGGGCACGGGCGGTTCATGGAGGCGCTCAAGGAGTCCGGGGAGCTGATCACGACGCAGGCGCTGGTGGATCCGTCGCAGGCGGCGGTGGTGCGGGTGCGTGACGGGCAGCCGGTGGTGACCGACGGGCCGTTCCTGGAGGCGAAGGAGTTTCTCGGCGGGTTCTACTTCGTCGACGTGGAGAGCAAGGCGCGGGCGATCGAGCTGGCGGCGCGGATCCCGGATGCGGCGATCGACGGGCTCGGGGTCGAGGTGCGGCAGGTGATGTTCGCGGACGGGCTGCTCGAGGCGTGA
- a CDS encoding helix-turn-helix transcriptional regulator yields the protein MDNRSEVRDFLTTRRAHLTPEQVGLPATGSRRVPGLRRSEVATLAGLSVEYYARLERGQIAGASSSVLEALARALQLDETERAHLYDLARAADGIPTSGRPRRRAAGKAAARPSLRWALEAITDGVAFVRDPQQNLLNTNALGRAFYAPVIGDGGRTPNLARFQFLDPASRDFYPDWDLFAAMCVGIMRAEAGRDPHDRGLQDLVGELSTRSDDFRRLWADHNVRTHGTGTKRFHHPVVGELTLAYEELAITVEPGLVLLVYTAEPGSPSAERLRLLASWAATTTTAAAGTTEGT from the coding sequence GTGGACAACCGATCCGAGGTACGCGACTTCCTCACCACCCGCCGCGCCCACCTCACCCCCGAGCAGGTCGGACTCCCCGCGACAGGCAGCCGGCGCGTGCCCGGGCTGCGGCGCAGCGAGGTCGCCACCCTCGCCGGGCTCAGCGTCGAGTACTACGCCCGGCTCGAACGCGGCCAGATCGCCGGCGCGTCGTCCAGCGTCCTCGAAGCTCTCGCCCGGGCACTGCAACTCGACGAGACCGAACGCGCCCACCTGTACGACCTCGCCCGCGCCGCGGACGGCATCCCCACCTCCGGCCGGCCCCGGCGTCGGGCCGCCGGCAAGGCCGCCGCCCGCCCGAGCCTGCGATGGGCGCTGGAAGCGATCACCGACGGCGTAGCGTTCGTGCGCGACCCGCAGCAGAACCTGCTCAACACCAACGCGCTCGGCCGCGCGTTCTACGCCCCCGTAATCGGCGACGGCGGCCGCACGCCCAACCTGGCCCGGTTCCAGTTCCTCGACCCGGCCTCCCGCGACTTCTACCCCGACTGGGACCTGTTCGCCGCGATGTGCGTCGGGATCATGCGGGCCGAGGCCGGCCGCGACCCCCACGACCGCGGCCTGCAGGACCTCGTCGGTGAGCTGTCCACCCGCAGCGACGACTTCCGCCGGCTCTGGGCCGACCACAACGTCCGCACCCACGGCACCGGCACCAAACGCTTCCACCACCCCGTCGTCGGCGAGCTCACCCTGGCCTACGAGGAACTCGCGATCACCGTCGAACCCGGCCTGGTGCTGCTCGTCTACACCGCCGAACCCGGCTCGCCGTCCGCCGAACGCCTGCGCTTGCTCGCCTCCTGGGCCGCCACCACCACGACCGCAGCCGCCGGCACCACCGAAGGAACCTGA
- a CDS encoding CbtA family protein, translated as MPLKLSFGRLLTAGLLAGLIAGLLAGGFAYLAGEPRIDAAIAIEEQNTLAHGEAHGGEELVSRDTQKNVGLILATTLYGIAVGGFLATAYTLLRRRLHTSSDTRAALGLAAAALTGIVLVPFLKYPPNPPAIGDPATINQRTWSYLAVLVLGLVAIWAGVLAARTQTPEWRRATAGVLAFAVVVAIAYLLLPTINEVPDTFPPVLLWKFRIASLGTQAILWTALGLAFAGLLHRLATTSTTSAATTTHQPADA; from the coding sequence GTGCCACTGAAGCTCAGCTTCGGGCGCCTGCTGACCGCCGGACTGCTCGCCGGGCTCATCGCCGGCCTGCTGGCCGGCGGTTTCGCCTATCTGGCCGGCGAACCCCGCATCGACGCCGCCATCGCCATCGAGGAACAGAACACCCTCGCCCACGGCGAGGCACACGGCGGTGAGGAACTCGTCAGCCGCGACACCCAGAAAAACGTCGGCCTGATCCTCGCCACCACCCTCTACGGCATCGCCGTCGGCGGCTTCCTCGCCACCGCGTACACCCTGCTGCGCCGCCGCCTGCACACCAGCAGCGACACCCGCGCCGCCCTGGGCCTGGCCGCCGCCGCCCTCACCGGCATCGTCCTGGTCCCCTTCCTCAAATACCCACCCAACCCACCGGCCATCGGCGACCCCGCCACCATCAACCAACGGACCTGGAGCTACCTCGCCGTCCTCGTCCTCGGCCTGGTCGCGATCTGGGCCGGCGTCCTCGCCGCCCGCACCCAGACCCCCGAGTGGCGACGCGCCACCGCGGGCGTCCTCGCCTTCGCCGTCGTGGTCGCCATCGCCTACCTGCTGCTACCCACCATCAACGAGGTGCCGGACACCTTCCCGCCGGTCCTGCTCTGGAAGTTCCGGATCGCCTCACTCGGCACCCAAGCCATCCTGTGGACCGCCCTCGGCCTGGCCTTCGCCGGCCTGCTCCACCGCCTGGCCACCACCAGCACCACATCAGCCGCCACCACCACCCACCAACCGGCCGACGCCTGA
- a CDS encoding (R)-mandelonitrile lyase, which translates to MQITRSSTATAKGPADWFTGDVYIDAVAAAPPPSRVTANLVHFMPGARTHWHRHPLSQTVFVTEGVGLCQRRGGPVEVIRPGDRVLFEADEEHWHGAAPDRLMVHLAINEADEHHAVVHWLEPVTDSEYAAAPPTSM; encoded by the coding sequence ATGCAGATCACCCGCAGCTCCACCGCCACCGCCAAGGGCCCCGCCGACTGGTTCACCGGCGACGTGTACATCGACGCGGTCGCCGCCGCGCCGCCGCCGTCGCGGGTGACGGCGAACCTGGTGCACTTCATGCCGGGCGCGCGTACCCACTGGCACCGCCACCCGCTGAGCCAAACCGTGTTCGTCACCGAAGGCGTCGGCCTGTGCCAGCGCCGCGGCGGCCCGGTCGAAGTCATCCGCCCTGGCGACCGGGTCCTGTTCGAAGCCGACGAGGAACACTGGCACGGCGCCGCACCCGACCGGCTCATGGTCCACCTGGCCATCAACGAAGCCGACGAGCACCACGCCGTCGTCCACTGGCTCGAACCCGTCACCGACAGCGAATACGCCGCAGCCCCACCCACCAGCATGTAG
- a CDS encoding CbtB domain-containing protein: protein MPKVQSVRPLAIPAISTRLLLTAAGVTILLLALAYLVAFDQGALSRSGMYMHELMHDGRHLLGVPCH, encoded by the coding sequence ATGCCCAAGGTCCAGTCCGTGCGGCCCCTTGCCATCCCCGCCATCTCCACCCGCCTGCTGCTCACCGCCGCCGGCGTCACCATCCTGCTGCTCGCCCTGGCCTACCTGGTCGCCTTCGACCAGGGCGCCCTGTCCCGCAGCGGCATGTACATGCACGAGCTCATGCACGACGGCCGCCACCTGCTGGGCGTCCCGTGCCACTGA
- a CDS encoding MFS transporter, whose product MRVNSTWPGLIILMLPTLIVAMDLTALLLALPALAADLGASNVEQLWISDSYGLVVAALVITMGTLGDRIGRRRLLLIGAAGFAALSLLATTVTSPTPLILIRALLGVAGATLTPCTLALITNMFPDPRRRGRAIALWATAQFTGGALGPVLAGLLLQHFWWGSIFLLAVPPMLLLLLTGPFLLPEHRAPQAGRLDPASVALCLTGVLPLIYSLKQGTAGGPTATTLTAALLGAALTTLFVRRQARLSTPLLDLRLFHDRTVTAVIIALVGAGIAMAGTGLLVTQYLQGVLGHSPAVAAVLFAPMGLGVAAGTMTAPWLARHLPTPTAIAAGLTLSALGTLLLLAGSLPAVLLGITVQALGTGPLFALGTGHLLAAVPPGRAGAAAALSETANYFGGSLGFALLGVLAAVIYRTGTHGTSDSLPGALATSRHLPAEQATLLLHDARAAFTTSLHVTTAVAALLLTAVALLVHTSRRPQPATPADLGATR is encoded by the coding sequence ATGAGAGTCAACAGCACCTGGCCGGGACTGATCATCCTGATGCTGCCCACCCTGATCGTCGCCATGGACCTGACCGCACTGCTGCTCGCCCTGCCCGCCCTCGCCGCCGACCTCGGCGCCAGCAACGTCGAACAGCTGTGGATCAGCGACAGCTACGGCCTCGTCGTCGCCGCCCTGGTCATCACCATGGGCACCCTCGGCGACCGGATCGGCCGGCGACGACTGCTCCTGATCGGCGCCGCCGGATTCGCCGCCCTGTCCCTGCTGGCCACAACCGTGACCAGCCCCACCCCACTCATCCTGATCCGCGCCCTGCTCGGCGTCGCCGGCGCCACCCTCACCCCGTGCACCCTCGCCCTGATCACCAACATGTTCCCCGACCCCCGCCGGCGCGGCCGCGCCATCGCCCTCTGGGCCACCGCCCAGTTCACCGGCGGCGCCCTCGGCCCGGTCCTGGCCGGCCTGCTGCTCCAGCACTTCTGGTGGGGCTCGATCTTCCTGCTCGCCGTCCCGCCGATGCTGCTCCTGCTGCTCACCGGCCCGTTCCTGCTCCCCGAACACCGCGCACCGCAGGCCGGCCGGCTCGACCCGGCCAGCGTCGCCCTCTGCCTCACCGGCGTCCTGCCGCTGATCTACAGCCTCAAACAGGGGACCGCCGGCGGCCCGACCGCGACAACACTCACCGCCGCGCTGCTGGGCGCGGCCCTGACAACTCTTTTCGTACGCCGCCAAGCGCGCCTGTCCACCCCACTGCTCGACCTGCGCCTCTTCCACGACCGCACCGTCACCGCCGTGATCATCGCGCTCGTCGGCGCCGGGATCGCCATGGCCGGCACCGGCCTGCTCGTCACCCAGTACCTGCAAGGCGTCCTCGGCCACTCCCCCGCCGTGGCCGCCGTCCTGTTCGCCCCGATGGGTCTCGGCGTCGCCGCCGGCACGATGACCGCACCCTGGCTGGCCCGCCACCTGCCCACACCCACCGCCATCGCCGCCGGCCTCACCCTGTCCGCGCTCGGCACCCTGCTGCTGCTCGCCGGCTCGCTACCGGCCGTCCTGCTCGGCATCACCGTCCAGGCCCTGGGCACCGGCCCCCTGTTCGCCCTCGGCACCGGCCACCTCCTCGCCGCCGTCCCACCCGGACGCGCCGGCGCCGCCGCCGCCCTGTCCGAAACCGCCAACTACTTCGGCGGCTCCCTCGGCTTCGCCCTGCTCGGCGTCCTCGCCGCCGTCATCTACCGCACCGGAACACACGGCACCTCCGACTCGCTGCCCGGCGCCCTCGCCACCAGCCGCCACCTCCCCGCCGAGCAGGCCACCCTCCTGCTGCACGACGCCCGCGCCGCCTTCACCACCAGCCTGCACGTCACCACAGCGGTGGCCGCCCTGCTCCTCACCGCCGTGGCCCTGCTCGTCCACACCAGCCGCCGTCCCCAGCCGGCCACGCCGGCTGACCTGGGTGCCACGCGCTGA
- a CDS encoding RNA polymerase sigma factor, translating to MTGPAVEDLLRQLMPQVLGALVRRYGQFEGCEDAVQEAGLAASVQWPRSGVPDNPRGWLMTVASRRLIDAVRSDQARRERESVVEPPVPEVADTDDTLLLLFLCCHPALTAASQTALTLRAVGGLTTAEIARAFLVPEQTMAARISRAKQRIRAAGGSFPPPSGAERLPVVLHVLYLIFNEGYTASSGSALDRPDLAAEAIRLARLVHAQLPADGEVSGLLALMLLTHARRAARTTAGGDLVPLAEQDRSAWDRDLVTEGMALAASSLGAAALGPYQLQAAIAATHADAATAAETDWRQVYALYLILERIAPNPMVTLNRAVALAELSGPAAGLAVLAGLEADERMAGHHRLLSVRAHLLERAGEVEAAYECYRRAARATASLAERRHLESRAARLR from the coding sequence GTGACCGGGCCGGCTGTCGAGGACCTGCTGCGTCAGCTGATGCCGCAGGTCCTCGGGGCGCTGGTGCGCCGGTATGGGCAGTTCGAGGGCTGTGAGGACGCGGTGCAGGAGGCCGGGCTGGCGGCTTCGGTGCAGTGGCCGCGGTCCGGTGTGCCGGACAATCCGCGGGGCTGGTTGATGACGGTGGCGTCGCGGCGGCTGATCGACGCGGTGCGCAGCGATCAGGCGCGCCGGGAGCGCGAGTCGGTGGTGGAGCCGCCCGTGCCGGAGGTCGCGGACACCGATGACACGCTGTTGCTGCTGTTCCTGTGCTGTCATCCGGCGCTGACCGCGGCGTCGCAGACGGCGTTGACGTTGCGGGCGGTCGGCGGGCTGACGACGGCGGAGATCGCGCGGGCGTTCCTGGTGCCGGAGCAGACCATGGCCGCGCGGATCAGCCGGGCGAAACAGCGGATCCGGGCGGCGGGTGGCTCGTTTCCGCCGCCGTCCGGGGCGGAGCGGTTGCCGGTGGTGCTGCACGTCCTCTATTTGATCTTCAACGAGGGTTATACGGCTTCGTCCGGGTCGGCGCTGGACCGGCCGGATCTGGCGGCCGAGGCGATCCGGCTGGCGCGGCTGGTGCACGCGCAGCTGCCGGCGGACGGGGAGGTGTCCGGGCTGCTGGCGTTGATGCTGCTCACCCATGCGCGGCGGGCGGCGCGCACGACGGCGGGCGGGGATCTGGTGCCGCTGGCGGAGCAGGACCGGTCGGCGTGGGACCGGGATCTGGTGACGGAGGGGATGGCGCTGGCGGCGTCGTCGCTGGGTGCGGCGGCGCTGGGGCCGTACCAACTGCAGGCGGCGATCGCTGCCACGCACGCGGACGCGGCGACGGCCGCGGAGACCGACTGGCGGCAGGTGTACGCGTTGTATCTGATCCTGGAGCGGATCGCGCCGAATCCGATGGTGACGTTGAACCGGGCGGTGGCGCTGGCGGAGCTGTCCGGGCCGGCGGCGGGGCTGGCGGTGCTGGCCGGGCTGGAGGCGGACGAGCGGATGGCGGGGCATCACCGGTTGCTGTCGGTGCGGGCGCATCTGCTGGAGAGGGCGGGGGAGGTGGAGGCGGCGTACGAGTGCTATCGGCGGGCGGCGAGGGCGACGGCGAGTCTGGCGGAGCGGCGTCACCTGGAGTCGCGGGCCGCGCGGCTGCGGTAG
- a CDS encoding dihydrofolate reductase family protein encodes MGSLTFSLNLTLDGCVDHQEGIVDDETHAFFTGLMDAAGAMLWGRVTYEMMEGHWPAVASGATEAPPAIREWAVKLEAKPKYVVSSTRTDFPWANSRHLAGDLREGVRRLKDATPAGVLLGSGSLATELDRLDLIDEYRMLVHPRIAGHGPTLHQGGLPGARRLELLSAQPLRNGVVAMHYRRAR; translated from the coding sequence ATGGGATCGCTCACGTTCAGCCTCAACCTGACCCTGGACGGTTGTGTCGACCACCAGGAGGGGATCGTTGACGACGAGACGCACGCCTTCTTCACCGGTCTGATGGACGCGGCCGGGGCGATGCTGTGGGGTCGCGTCACCTACGAGATGATGGAGGGCCACTGGCCGGCCGTCGCCAGCGGCGCCACGGAGGCGCCGCCGGCCATCCGGGAGTGGGCGGTCAAGCTGGAGGCCAAACCCAAGTACGTGGTGTCGTCGACGCGCACGGATTTCCCGTGGGCCAACAGCCGTCACCTCGCCGGTGATCTGCGCGAGGGTGTGCGGAGGCTCAAGGACGCGACGCCGGCCGGGGTGCTTCTGGGAAGCGGCAGCCTGGCGACCGAACTCGACCGGCTGGACCTGATCGACGAGTACCGGATGCTCGTGCATCCCCGGATCGCCGGGCACGGCCCGACGCTGCACCAGGGCGGGCTGCCCGGCGCGCGCCGGCTCGAGCTGCTCTCGGCGCAGCCGCTGCGCAACGGCGTGGTGGCGATGCACTACCGCCGCGCGCGCTGA
- a CDS encoding MFS transporter has translation MTTSDTTPTSRSGAAGRSTVRAPGSVRPTSPRLPVLTYVLAAGTFLMGTTEFVVAGLLSEMADDFGRTVGQTGLTITVFAIGMIVGAPAMALLTLRMPRRLTLTLALGLFAAGHVVAALTDSFPVLLAARFVTAVATGAFWAVGSVVAAQAAGPAASSRALGIVLGGGMLANVLGVPVGPGCRPRRYR, from the coding sequence GTGACGACCAGCGACACCACGCCAACGTCGCGCAGCGGCGCGGCAGGCAGGAGCACCGTCCGCGCGCCCGGGTCTGTTCGCCCGACGTCACCGCGCCTGCCGGTGCTCACCTACGTGCTGGCCGCCGGGACGTTCCTCATGGGGACCACCGAGTTCGTCGTGGCCGGCCTGCTATCCGAGATGGCCGACGACTTCGGCCGTACGGTCGGGCAGACCGGACTGACGATCACCGTGTTCGCCATCGGGATGATCGTCGGGGCGCCGGCGATGGCGCTGCTCACCCTGCGGATGCCGCGCCGGCTGACCCTGACCCTCGCGCTGGGCCTGTTCGCCGCCGGCCACGTGGTCGCCGCGTTGACTGACAGCTTCCCGGTCCTGCTGGCGGCCCGGTTCGTCACCGCGGTCGCCACCGGCGCGTTCTGGGCCGTCGGCTCGGTCGTCGCGGCCCAGGCCGCCGGCCCCGCGGCAAGTTCCCGGGCGCTGGGCATCGTGCTCGGCGGGGGCATGCTGGCCAACGTCCTCGGCGTGCCGGTCGGGCCGGGCTGCCGCCCTCGGCGGTACCGCTGA